taaaaagaatgttttCTGACCTTAATTCAGAttatcacacacaaaaacatcccataatgaaagaaaaatcattctgtattatttaaatatgttttttcatatttttacactGACTTTAATTCAtgctgattatttttttaaagtaacaaaacTAATGAGAATCACTGAGAATGAGAAtaaaactcaaaaataaaatgtcacattacagtaatgagaatatgTACGGTGAATGTGCTTAATTGCCATGAAAATAATGCAATGATGCATGATGCAAAGAAAGTTTtatgtaaaaatctgaaataattaatgaaaaagtgtcaaataattacttatttatatatacttcTTTTTAAGCACATTTCTGTGAGATTCACacttaaaacaaagaaaattaaaactattaaaacttttaagTATAAATATCAGTCACTTTTAAACCGCGCTCTCCCTAATGACCGCAATTACTTCAGATAAATCCATCAGGTTACAAATCAAATCCAAGCAGCCCATCAATTATGAAATACTTTACAAAAACAACCATCTGCCCTCCTGTACCTGTGTTTGTTTCTGAATCACTTTTATCAGCAAGACGGCATCTTGGAAACAAGACAGAAAACAACCACCCTTCCTCGTTTGTGCGCTCATGTGAGTCTGTCATCCACACAAAGCTGAAGAAGGAAACCAGTTTTTAAAACCATCTTAAACTGCGTCTTTTACAACCTTGAGAGGAATCGCTCTCAAACTGTTTGCATTTGCCTTACCTAccaattaaattcattaaattggTGTGGGATCCCTGCTGATGTGGGCCGTATGCGCTTAGATTACAGATTAAAATATCACCAGCACTCAAAACCTTGACATCAAGTACTGCAGAACACTTCATTTTTACAATTTCCCATGAAAATGTGAAGTGGTGTTCATGCGGTCAAGCTGTTGCTGTGAAGTTAAAGTGTTGTGGGTGCTCTATAAGGCATTTTTATGAAGTGGTTATCTAGTGCATGCCTCATGTCTTGGTGATCATCTGGTCTGTGGATGAGGCTCGAATCCCTCCTTCAGTGTGCgtttgtgggatttttttttatttgttttattttccagaAGGAGGGAATGGAAAGTCTGATCACTTAAGGGTTTCCACCTGGAAAAGTAGTCCTGTCAAAAAAGTAATCAATATGCCAACTTATCTAAATtatctaaatgtaatgtaaatgtaaattatgacaTCCTTACAGATCgaattattcaaaatacatatgcacatgtatatacaaatatatatacatttaaaatatttttatatatactacatacactaaaagtaaaaatgaaatacatacttttatattgttacaagaatatatatatataaatatgtgtgtgtgaaataaatgttcttttgaacgttctagTCATCAAAGTGTCCTAGATAAAAATGCATAAGGGTTTTCTAAAAGAATATTAAAGCAGCgcaacagtagaaaatcagtatataataatgatttctgaaggatcatgtaacactgaagactgctgtaatgatgctgaaaattcagctttgatcacaggaataaattgcataatgcaacatattcaactggaaaacagttattttaaattgtattaatatctcacattttttactgtatttttgatcaaataaatccagccttggtcATAGGatacactttcaaaaacatatatatttttatagtttctgAAGTTTGTTAGGAGTTTAAgttattctatattttatatttttgtaagtaTTTCTATAATGATTCAGTCAATGATGTTTAATGGAGTTCCATTGCATCAATTATTCAACAACAGGAAGTTGTGGACCTTAAGAGtaacttttcttttatttttcttgctttttaCCAACCTAACGAAAGCTCAGGACACTTTCATGTTACAGAGCACAcagatatatactgtacacatgtATTCACTcccacaaatacacaaaacactcttttacacacacacacacacacacacttttttttactatgtttctttacaataaatgacacttgctttagaattttgttatttaatgcaaTGACACTCTTAATGCAATTTCTATGTGTTCTATGTTTCAATATGATCTACACTTTACAGCATGCAGCCAAATACTCATTACTTACTCTGAATGCTATTCTCATTGCCATTCGTGGTGCAAAttaaatggatatatatatatatatatatatatatatatatatatatatatatatatatatatatatatatatatatcaataaaaataatactattattttagctagataaaacacaaaaacacaagcaaaaactaattttaacTCACCCTACAATGCAAGTCATGTCTTGTATTgagatattattttaatgaaaatataaaatagatattaaaaaaatatagtaaatataaaatttattaaaataaaaagaatgttttatgacCTTTATTCTTAttatcacacacaaaaaacatcccataatgaatgaaaaatcattctgtattatttaaatggtgcttatttttttcatatttttatactgACTTTAATTCAtgctgattatttttttaaagtaacaaaacTAATGAGAATCACTGAGAATGAGAAtaaaactcaaaaataaaatgtcacattacagtaatgagaatatgTACGGTGAATGTGCTTAATTGCCATGAAAATAATGCAATGATGCATGATGCAAAGAAAGTTTtatgtaaaaatctgaaataatgaaaaagtgtcaaataattacttatttatatatacttcTTTTTAAGCACATTTCTGTGAGATTCACacttaaaacaaagaaaattaaaactattaaaacttttaagtataaatattatatgaaaactgAGGAAactggatttaaaataaataaaaactaaagtaaTACTAAACTTCAACTTTCCCAGCAGTCATCCAGCAGGAGATTTCAGTGTTTTGGACCATGTGAATGTGAACGTGACCGCAGTGATGTTCATCATAGCTGATGTGAGCAGCAGACAGGAATCATTCTGTCAGTCCCATGCTTTCAATCGACCGCTTGGACAATTAAGCGATGCTTATCACAGGAGCTGTAATCATAAGGGCTTAGAGCAGGAGACCGCAGTAAAATCACAGCTTTTCTCTGACCTCTGTGAACTGGCATGATTTATGCATGAAAATTGCATATTTAAGCAATAAGGTATGATAGGCCATCTGTATTGATAATGTTATAATCACTAAAAAGTGTTATTAGGCATGCATGATATtagtgccttttttattttaaaaagtgattactacactgtaataaatatatatatatatatatatatatatatatatatatatatatatatatatacacacacacacacacacacaattttaaaatatgtaaataaagcaAAGATCATTATGGAAGTCAATTTCAACCATGGGATAAAAAATTTAGGAAATAGTAACCTTATATCAGAGGTTTTTATTgtatctgacttttttcttgttttaaaataattttgtttatttcagagaAAATAAATTGTGAGATCAACTTTTTTCTTTGCAACTATGGCTTATTTCTCAGAGTTTACatgtcataattattatttatttatttattttaattttttttgttgctccacttaattaaaaataagttttttatctcacaattctgaattttttttcatgcaatagagtttatatcttgcaattctgaccttatatatattttttgacttctgaaaaaaagtcagaattgctagaAAATAGGACAAAGTTGAGAGATATAAATTCATTATAAGTTTTTAAGGGATTTTTTAAGCATCCTTAAATTACTGGCGTACGTTTGACAAGGAAAATATTAACTTCAGTCTTTCTACTCGAAAAATGTTACATATGATTCAATATGTTACTTGcaaattttttgtaattaattgtgaaatttaccagTAATATCTGAGTAAAATCTGTTTCTACACCAGATGTTTGACGTGGTACAAAAACAGCAATACCTTTACACTAGAAGATATAGTTCCTGACATGACATAAAACGATCTTTCACTGTTTAGTGTATTTTAGCTCGAGTGAAATCCAGGACCAAAAATAGCTGTCTCATTATAAGGTTTAATTACTCTAATGCTTTAGATTCCATTCCTAGCTTGCAGGCTTGGGCTGATCAATGTTAATTCAACACAACCCTAACTCCAAACGTTAACCAAATACTCAGTGGTCCGTTAAACACGGTCAAGACAATAAACTTGACAGCAAAGCCCAAACCACAGACAGCGCCCACATCCAAAGATGTTCTGGATCAGTGGTCCAGCGTCTGAATCGATCCCCGTCTCCCAGACTTTAAATAAGACCACCATCCCCATTGCAATCCATATATTGACTCCTGTAGTGAAAATGAACCTTTTTTTACCCTTCTGCTGTTTATGGTGCAGTGGAGCGTTTCAGGGTGATGGTGGGGTGAAGCCAGCGGCGTAATTAATGCTGAGTGGGGTCATTACCAAACCCATCGCTGATGTTGTGTGTTATGAAATGCTCTGTCTAAGAGCAGCTGTACATCTCTGTCCTGGAACCAATCCGCTTAATCCATCTGAAAGAGAGCAAAACAAGAGAATGGAGGCTGTAAACATGTCGGATCAACCTTTATCCCTCACAGCTGCTTCTCAACTCAGGGCCCGGTTTTTGGTCATCAGTACTGTATATCAATAGGGTAATACAATGTTAAAATTCTGTCTGGAAGGTTTCATGCCAATAAATCACAACACAGAACACACTGCGTTTGACACAAATCAAGATTCTGCTGGTTACAAGTGGAGCTGAATTTAAATCAGTGCTGTCTGCATGCACCTTTTCATTATTTGACTAGATTCTACCTAGAAATTACTGCCAAGTTTTCTTTGACTTTAGcaacaaaacatacagtatgaGATTTATTTTCTCTATACCTCTCAAGTACATTTTGCCCTTATAATTGTGCATGATTATAGAGTCTTTTTCACTCTGTTAAGTGcacttataattaaaaaataaaataaaataatgaacagaCTTGCAACCCACCAGTCACATTTTTTAATAGTCATGttataataaatttattataatttattattaaatttttttaaaaattttaacttttctttttgcaATCATGACTATGCATGGTCATAGAATCTGTGGTTGCAGACTATTATgtgcatttatcattatttttgataaaataatgacCATAATGACTCACAAGTCAGTAATCACTGTTATATAATACTTTTCCCTCTTAAATATTCATTGcactatttttttccttttcttattatgtatttatttatttatttaaatcaatatttcatcactaattcatttttattgtattatttatttagttattattattattattattattattattatgtgcattttTACACATTActctaaacatttatttttgacatcATCCATGATTACAGAGATTATTACATATTATGTGCATTTatcattatatttgtaataaaatgttaatatttttttctactcaCTATAGTACTGCagtgtattattgtatttttatctatttaattacttttttcccactcatttgcatttatttagtttaatcttcattttattattatttctttttgcaCTATTTGTCTCTAAACTGTCCTGTAGCCTCCAGTTTGAAAACTGCAGTTCTAGAAGACAAAAGTCAAAAGAAGATAAATAGACAAAGAAACAAATCAGATGGAACAGTGatcattgttttctcaaaataatctCCCAGCAATAAACAGGCAAAGCCACTGGTTCTTTATGTTCATTAGGAATCTGATTACTTCATAATGACTAATTAGCTGAGCTCGTTAGATGGAGGGTGGTCACTTTTTGTTAATTGTTTACTGCTGTGGGCTGTACATCATGAGATTATGTTGGGTGTTGGGTGTTCAAACTGACCTCAGCATGACTCATTTCTCTGCTTTCTGCTCAATGTCACTTTATAACCTTCAGCGCAGATGAGCAAACATCCAGGAGAAAGACAGTAGACACATCCATCATCTTTCAGTGATGAAATGCGTCGATGAGTGTTTCTATAGTGATTTGGCAGCATTCAGAAAAAGAGACAGATAATCAAAggcatattcaaataaataaatagattttgacCTTGCATACCAGTTTCAAgagttaaattacatttattagaaaGTTTCTAGGAAAATATCACATCTAGGCCCATAGCTTGGTGCAGAAAAACTGTTTAACGTTTTACAAATTTAGATTAAAAGAATTTagcaatattatgaaaaataaataattttaataaatataatttaaatcgatattacatattaatcaatattatttcatgtaagtttaaatatttattttgaattaatttgaactttaaaaaagcacaaattcttaataattttagtaaataaaaatgtttttactgcattCTGAGTGTTGTCATAATTTACGTGACATCTAATAATCAGTAATATaactgtggatttttttttgcatacaagccttcatatttcattattttttaatcatgtaacAGATTGTAGTTAGTTATAtgttgtgtatttatgtgtatatgtgaATATAAAAACTACCGTAATCAATTATACTGCATAGTAacttaaaatacagtgcaaaaacatgaactgtaattaattttacagtataaatatacTGTGTTATTATACAGTGTGTTGTGAACTACTGTAATCAGATTTACAGTAATATTACCGTGGAATAAAATACTAAAGCTTGCTGGCTGtttgttgccagtaagttactgttgAGTTTACGttagattttttacagtgtactattatatatagatatagtttGATGCGTTGGTTGTAAtgatttcttatttttcattGGATTGATGTAGATTGTATCACTTACAGTAGGTCTAGACGCTATCCTCCTGCATGAGACCCAGACAGTAGACGTGTGTCCTCTGTAGAGGACAGTATGTTTTAGTGAATTTATCTGAGACGTTTTTAGAGATATCAAATGTTTGGAGGTTTGATCATAAGCTCTCCCTCTCCTTGGTCTTGGTCTGATATTGACAAAATGACCAAATTTAGCACTCTTAGGGaaatataataatgttgatcgtttaaatctgaCTAATATTTTAATTGCTTGTCGTAAATAAAGATATCAGAAAAATATTATGGGGTTTCAAAATGGAATATGACTTATTGTTATGAAACAGGCAGGGCATAATTGTCATACGTGTCTTCTGAAGAGGGCACCAGGACAAACATGATAATCATCAGGCATTATGGGGagacacaaatatttttaattttattttatggtttgtcCCAacaacacattaataataaaataagatggAATATCAATTTATGGACATGTAACATACATTTTGTAAAGGAAAAGAGTATATTGAATTATTCTGTTATATCTTTCATAACATTGAGAATCAGCTTTGTacaaagtttgaaaacaaaataatgattgGGGAATAAAACATTGTCATTgccttttcatatatatatatatatatatatatatatatatatatatatatatatatatatatagcctccTTATTCCTGCCgtccactacaaaaaaaaaaaaaaaaaaatatgaatactttttttttctaaaatgcttttttctCCATTGTTTTCGTGTGCTCCAactaatgacataaaaataaatcaccatAGACAGGCAGTAATCGAGAAATGTTTTCaatggttttttgtttttgttttttttttttttttttgctgatgaaCAATCAAacaacacatacaaataaaattgaacaatTACAACAATGAAATGACAGTggatgacagtaaaaaaaaaaaaaaaaaaaaacgaaggaagacaataaatatattaaatattgaaaacaatGAAAGGGGGGGGGGTATTACATCAAATTACATTTCACTCAACAAAACATCATACAGTTTCAAaagttttacactttttttgtttttaattattttcagagTCTTAATTAAGTAGTTGAAGTCAcatagaaaattatttaatttgggtTCTCTTAGAGCAAACTTACATTTATGAATAAAGTATTTTGCCAATAGAATAAATATGTTTccaatatattctattttatgattacagtgagaaaaataacaaattacatcTCTCATTTCAAAATCAATATCTAATTTTAGTTTTGAAACAAGGAATTTTGACAATTCCATCCAAAATTGATTAACAAGGGAACAATTAAAGAAAAGATGATCAATTGACTCAGTATTGCTTTTacagaaattacatttcaaattaacattaccaaATTTAGATGTGATTTCATTAGTGggatatatattatgcaaaattctTAAGTGTAGTTCTTTCACCTTGTTGGGGATACAAAATTTGTAAGGCAAGAGCCATGCTTTTTTCCAATTAATATTTTCTATCAGAGAATTCCAAAAAATTTCCCCCTCGGGGTAATTCGTTTTCTTGACTGAAacacatttcttataattttatTACTACATTTTGGGTCGTAAATACTCTTGTCTTCAATCAGAAATTTCTGTTCACTCTTTACAATCTCTTCAAATGATAAATGACATTTCATTAGATGAACAAGACCATTTGGTATAGCTTTTACCATTGTAAGAAATTCCTTATGAATGACAGGGAAATTATGTTTAGACATGAAATCATTATAAGAATAAAAATCCCCTTGTGGGTCTAACAAATCACAAAGATAATCAATTCCCTTTTCAtgccaattattaaaaaaaattgacttgtTCTTTGCAAGAATAGTTTCATTATTCCATAGCTTTACTTTATGTGGGGAAAAATTGTGGACGAAGCAAAGTTTCCATGCCAACAGTGCCTGTTCGTGGAATTTAGAAAGTTTTATAGGGAGCTTAGAAGGAAATGTTTTCAATGGTGCAGCTCCCTCGTGCGGTTTTCTGTCGTCACCGTGTTCATGCGCATGCGTGCTTTCACTCCCGGAAGCACCAGGTTTATAAACAGAATCTAATGTGCGACTGTCACAAGCTGACCCATAATGACGTTTTTAATAAATACCAGCTTAAAATTACTTAACTGCGTTAAAAACCTGTTCTTATTGTGACTTGTCCTTCAGGAAAATCGTCGTCAGACTATTCTGAGGCTGCAGTTTCAAGTTCAAGGTAAGCAATTTAAACAAGTTCATGATGTTTATATtgacaattaaacattttaatatgtgtTCCACATGCAATACTGCATTGCTATTATTGAATGTTCGAACTGATATAGTAGTTCATTAAAAGATAACATCACCATGATTAAATATTGTTTCATTCGTGTGTTTATGATGAAGTGTTCAATGATTGTGCTTTTGAATCAGACTGAAGAACCTGAAGAGAAGATGCCAGCTAGAAACACTTTAAACAGTGAGGTCAGATACTCCAAACTAGCCAGGGATGATGATGGATATATTGATCTCCAGGTGAGAATTAAAAGGCTTTTAACGCTCTTAAAAGCATGAATCAGTGTTGCTCACTTTAACTTTGAAGTTATGGGTGAGAAGGggttttaaaaagatttatttttcctCCTTTACCTCAAAATGTGTGccgtttaattgtatttttatctgAACAAAAAAGAATAACTCATGATATATTTTTCCTACGACTTTCAGAAGACACTCACTAAAATGTCTTTTTGTGTAACAATAgttaatgtaacaaaaaaatattttcaggcatatttacaacaagaATCATTAGATGACATATTATAtagatgattatatatatatatatatatatatatatatatatatatatatatatatatatatataaaacgtaagtacaggtcagaataaataaatatgttgtttcATTTTTGCATAAATGTATCAATGATGTTACATTATTTCTCAGATATCTTGACAttctattttcacaaaaaatatttgaaagataAAAGTACACCCTTTACTTGCATTTAACATGCTTTCTGTgtataaaatcacttttgtaaatagAATTTAATGTGCAAACCAAAATGCGATGTTGCGTCTTTGAcctgtttataaatataaaatatctcacAAATCATAATACAACacagaaataaacacagaaatTCATCTTTCAgtgcatttgctaatgttttgCAGTAATCAAAACCCATTTAGTTCTTTAGACAGAAATTCTGCATGAATGCATGATGTTCTTTCTCTTCTCAGTTTAAGAAAAGTCCTCCCAAAGTCCCTTATAAAGCGATCGCCCTGGCAACAGTTCTCTTCCTCATCGGCTCCGTTCTGATCATCGTCGGATCCCTCCTGTTAGCAGGATACTTTGAAGTTAATGAtgtgagtgcaattattatattacagCTCCATGCTTTGCTTTCATGCACTGCCTTCCAGATTATTCCATTATTAGCTTCTCATTCAGATTTCTAGACACGTTCCTCATGCATTTGTATAGTGTGCATTAATTTGATTTCTTTGGTCAAAATGTGAGAAGGACAGTTCCTCTAGTCTGAATGCATTACCATCATATTCAGTCAGTCAGTTTAGCATCCTGCATTGAACGTGTGGAGGATGTGATGAGATTACTCTACATCTCTGCTGTGCAGCACCTGATGTGGAGGTTAATCCTCCACCAAGATGTTCAGATTTAGAAACGGAGCACTTATGAAACCCCTCCACCTGCGGCCTGCCCTGTTTCTTCACCTAGTCCAGCTCGTGACGCTTGATCAGTGCGCTAGATCACAGAAATCCAGAACAGAGCTTCctcctaaaaacaaaaacagccgaACGAACCAGgcaaacattttcattcagtcttgcagtatttattattttcctaCTACATTTACACAGCAGGAGAATTTGTTCTTATTGACACGCTGTTAGtgcttaaatacaaatacatgaatatatatatatatatatatatatatatatatatatatataatacacacacacacacacacacattttttttttttgtgacattttttaaatgtcactgatatcagtgatttttttttttttttctttttttttttttacagccaggTTGgaatttgtgatttttgtttttcaacttgacatatttcatatttgcgcacaataaagaatttattaaaattacaaagaaTTAATGCAAAAATACTCAGAAATTTGTCATATTCAAAGGGCCACATgaacacaaatgtatttatttatttagcctatttatttaGTTACGTTTTTGAACGGTTTGAATAGTCAGGTTGGaattcatgtgattttttttttcgtaattgtgcacaaaaaaaaaaaacattaaaattaatcaaTTGATGCATTAAGAAATGGTCTGAAATAGGTCACAGAAAATGTGTATTTGtgcagaaaatgaaaatacaaaacgCTTTATAGATTGATCAGTAGACGACAGACTTTGAGGTCCtcagaaaacagatatttctgACGGTTATTAATGACCAGCGCACACGTTTGACCCGGCGAGCTCTTGCAGTCAACATCTCTGTGTTTCTGTCCCTCACAGCACCATGATCGCAGCATCCCAGTCCTGATTATTGGAATCCTAGTCTTTCTTCCGGGGTTTTACCACCTGCGCATCGCCTGTTACGCCTTCAAGGGTTACCGCGGTTATTCCTATGATGACATCCCTGATTTTGATGACTGAGCGGCGGGGATGGGATGATCTGACAGCACTTTGAACCTGGTTTAACAGAAATGCACCATCGCTGATGTCTGCCACGTCAAAATGACTTGAAAGactcatttttttacatttcaaagaaATTTGAATTCATGAACTAGTATGATTACTTAGGTTTCATGTAAGGAAAATACATTTATCATGAATTTAATGCCATTATTTGTAATGCAAACAGATCTCAGTTCAGTTATGTTAGTATGCTGTACTGACTTACAAGTTGTTGCAGCAAGCAAAGCCTGAGGCAAGAAACACTACTCAAAACATGCcacatgctgttttttattttacagctcATTTGATGGATTGCACTAGGGTTTAATTTAAATCTATCATGAATTATGtgatttctcttattttttttttttttgtggaacacatAATATTAGTTTAAATCCGTTTTTGAAATTAAAAACCAAAGTGTGTCATTTTAAACTGAAATGCATTTGTGTATGATGTGAATGAAGCACCATTGCAAAGTTTTGATCTTTGATGTCATGCAACTGATTATTTTCATTGATGTGATTTTTTTGCCATTAGAGagaatgctttataaataaagaactTGTTTTCAAAATGAAGACTGACGGTTATCATGATTGCACTCAGAAAGGCTCTAAGGTAGTTGTAATCTTAAGTAAA
This genomic window from Carassius auratus strain Wakin chromosome 33, ASM336829v1, whole genome shotgun sequence contains:
- the LOC113052707 gene encoding transmembrane protein 230-like, translating into MPARNTLNSEVRYSKLARDDDGYIDLQFKKSPPKVPYKAIALATVLFLIGSVLIIVGSLLLAGYFEVNDHHDRSIPVLIIGILVFLPGFYHLRIACYAFKGYRGYSYDDIPDFDD